A window of Nonomuraea angiospora genomic DNA:
GATGACCTCGTCACCATCCAGGTCCACGCCTAACGCGACGACGCGGTCACCGGCCACGGCGACATCGGCGTCGGAGACGGACGTGCCGTCGAAGACGACGCCGTTCTTGAACACGGTACGAGAGTGCATGCGGGCTCGCTTCTCCTGGACTGATCCGGCTGGGCGCATGGGGCGCCGATCAGCATTCGACGACGTTGACGGCGAGGCCGCCGCGGGCGGTTTCCTTGTATTTGTCGCTCATATCCGCGCCGGTCTCCCGCATGGTCGCGATGACCTGGTCGAGGGAGACGTGGTGTTCGCCGTCCCCCCAGAGCGCCATGTTCGCGGCGTTGATGGCTTTGGCTGCGGCGATGGCGTTGCGTTCGATGCACGGGATCTGGACGAGTCCGCCGATAGGGTCGCAGGTGAGGCCGAGATTGTGTTCCATGGCGATCTCGGCGGCGTTCTCGACCTGCTGGGGCGTGCCGCCGAGGATCTCGGCGAGGCCGGCGGCTGCCATCGACGAGGCGGAGCCGACCTCGCCCTGGCAGCCGACCTCTGCGCCGGAGATGGACGCGTTCGCCTTGTAGAGGGTGCCGATCGCCGCGGCGGTAAGCAGGAACCGTTGGACGATGTCGTCTTCGCTGGTGGTCGTGGATCGGCTGGCCGGCGTGTAGTGCAAGGCGTAGTACAGCACGGCGGGGATGATGCCCGCGGCGCCATTCGTAGGCGCCGTGACGATACGTCCGCCGCTCGCGTTCTCCTCGTTCACGGCGAGGGCGACGAGGTTGACTCGTTGCTGCCAGTACCCGTTGGCGTGGTCGGGGTCTTCCGCGGCGAGACGGGCGGCCCATTCCCCGGCGCGGCGGCGTACGCCAAGGCCGCCAGGAAGAATGCCGTCGCGGGCGATCGACGAGCGGACACACGACTCCATGACCTCCCACAGACCTCGCAGTAAATGCCGGATGTCGGTTTCCGAGCGCAGGACCCGTTCGTTCGCCATCATTACCTCGGCGATGCTGAACCCGGTCTCCTCGCAGACGGTGAGCAACTCGGCCGCGGTGCGGAACGGAAAGGGCCGACGCGCCGCCGGAGGTCCGGCATTTTCCTCGTCACCCTCCCGCACGACGAAGCCGCCACCGATCGAGTAGTACGTATCCGTGGCAAGCTCCGCGCCGGTGGAGTCGAACGCGGTGAAGGACAGCGCGTTGCTGTGCCGGGCGCGGACCGTCAGCGGGCGGAGGACGAAGTCTTCGACGCGGCAGCGGATGCGATGACGGTCGCCGAGAGCGACAGACCCCGTGTCCTCGATCACGGCGAGCTTTGCAGTGACCTCCGCTGGGGTCACCGCATCGGGCCGGACTCCCTCCAGCCCGAGGAGCACGGCACTGAATGTGCCATGTCCGGCACCGGTCGCGGCGAGGGAACCGAAGATCTCCACGCGTACCTTGTCCACCCGATCGATGATCGTCTCGCCCGCGAGGCGATCGACGAACTCGGCAGCGGCTCTCATGGGGCCCACCGTGTGCGAACTCGAAGGGCCGATACCGATCTTGAAAAGGTCGAACACGCCGACAGTTGGCTCCGAGACAGTCATAAATGGCGACCGTACGCACCATGGCGGTCCCGATCCATGCGATGCAGGTTTCTATCGCAGAGGCGCTCCCGCACGTGGGGAAGACATCGGAAGCGGCACAAAATCGCCGGTTGCATTCCCGTTCGCGTCGAGGTGGCGGCCCTCCTTCTTGAGCGTCCGCAGCACCAACGATCGATCCGCGATAGCCACTTCCGGGATGTTCTCTTCGATCGCCACCTCGAGCCTCTGAACGTCCGCCAGCGTTTTCATCCAGACGGAGAGGACGAGATTGGACGGGCCGATGGTCGAGACGGCGAGGCGGATCTCGCTGATGCCGGCGAGGGCTGCCCCCGCCCGAGCGGTCAACCTGGCAGGGACCCGCAGGAAATACCATGCGTGCACGGGCCAGCCGGAGTGCGCCCGCGCGAGGTCGAGACGAACCACCAGGCGGCCGCTGCTCGCCAGCGCGGCCATGGTCTCCCGCACGCGCCGCTCACTGACATCCAGAACCCTCGCCATCGAGGCGATGGTCACACGCCCGTTCACACCGAGCAGTTTCAGAAGTTCACGCTCAAGTTGGGGGTCGATGCGCGCGGGTGCGGGCGTGTCAGCCGAGACCGTGCGTTTGACCGCGGCGACCTCGGCGGCGCTCAGCGAGCGGAGTCGCCACTGACCCGCGTCGGTGAACGGCGAGGAGAGGAGATGTGTCCGCGTCGTGCGGACGCCCTCAAGCCGGCTCATCCGGGTCATGACGTACTCGCCGAGGGCGTCCAGGCTCTTGGCGCCCACGATGACCAGCATGTCGCGGCCGCCTGCTGTGAGGTCGACGGTGAACGCCTCCCGATCGGCCGCCAGTGCCCGAGCGATCTCAAGGGTCGAACCAGGGTGGGATTCCACTTCGAGGATCGCGGAAGGTCCGCGAGCGTCAGCCCCCGGATGCCCGGTGATCCAGGCAAGGCCGTCGCCGGACAAGCGTTCCCAGCGGCGGGAAAGAGTCACCGGATCCACCCCCACGATGGGTGCGATCGCCGCCCATCGCGCCCGAGGGTGGATCTGAAGCGCGTGGATCAGCCGCCGGTCGATCTCATCCAGGCCGCGAATCTGCGGATTTATGTCTTCTTCATCCATAAACCGTCACTTTAGTTCCGTCAGCGTACGACTATCAGCACATAACCGGCCGGAAATCGCCTGATCATGATCTCGGCGATACGGTCACCGCGAGGACGTGGAGAACCTCGGCGGTGCGCTCGTCACGCCGGGCCTGATCGACGTCCGCACCCACTCCGTCTACACGGGCAACCGCGACGCCGGGCGCGATCACCCCGGCCGGTGGCGGCATCGGCTCCACCGTCACCGTGACGTGCGGCACCGACCCGTGAACCTGCGCGACGGCGCGCGCGAGCGCCTGCGTGAGATGAAGCGTCTACGTCCGTGCTGACATTGGAGTCATTGATGATGCGATTCGCCCTCCGCTCCCGATCGCCGCTTGGCGTCGTGGGCTTCCTGGTCGTCATGGAGCTGGGGAGCGGCATGCTGCAGGGGTGGTTCTCGCCTCTGCTCGCCGCGATCGGGCAGCAGTTCTCCATCAGTGCGAGTTCCCTCAACTGGGTCAACGCGATGTACATGCTGGTCACGGTCGCGTGTGTTCCGATCCTGGCGAAGCTCGGAGACATGTTCGGTCACAAGCGGCTCCTCGTCGCTGCGGCGGCACTCGTTGCCGCCGGCTCGCTGGTCGTCGCTCTCGCGCCGACCTTCGAGCTGTTCCTTCTCGGTCGCGCGCTTCAGGCGCCGCTGGCGGCTTTCCTGCCGCTCGAGTTCGCGATCGTCCGCTCCCGCGACGCGAAGTCGGCAAGCAGGAACATCGGCGTCCTGGTCGGTGCCCTCACTCTTGGCGCGGCTGTCGGCTCGCTCGCCTCTGGCCTGCTGTACGCCTCGACGCAGAACCTGAACGTGGTCCTGCTGTCCCCCGCGATCTTCATCGCCCTGTGCGTTCCGGTGGTGATCTTCCTCGTGCCCGAGACGACCGTACGCAAGAAAGGCCGCATCGACTGGGCGGGCGCGATCCTGCTCACGGCCGGTCTCCTCGCCACCCTCACGGGAATTTCGAACGGCGGCGCCTGGGGCTGGCTCGAGGCGAGGACCCTCTCTCTGGTGCTCGGCGGCGTCGCCGTGCTCACGCTCTGGGTGTTCGTGGAGCGCCGGGTGGAGAACCCCCTGGTCGATCTGTCAATGCTGGCGAAGAGCGGCATCGGCTTGCCGATCGTCGTATCCGCCCTCTTCGGAGCGCAGACCTACGGCGGGCAAACCGCGAGCTTCCTCTGGCTTCTCAGCGATCCGACCCGGGAGGGATACGGACTCGGTCTGCCCCCGGCCGCTGCCGGTGCCATCATCGTGCTCTACGCGATCGCCGCGTTCGCCGGGACGCTGCTCGGCGAACGCCTTGCACGGCGGGTCACCCCGCCGAGAGCCGTCGCGCTGGCCGGCGTCGTCGCGGGGGCGAGCTTCGCCCTCATGATCATCTTCTCCGGATCGGCGGCGATGTTCATCGCTTGGATGGCCTTGGGCGGTCTTTCCGCCGGTGTCCTCCTCGCCGTCCTCCCCTCGATCGTGGTGCGCAACGCACCCGCCGATTCCGTGGGCATCGCCTCGGCGTTGTTCAACACCGCGCGCACTGCGGCGGGCGCGGCCGCGGGCGCCATCTTCGCGCTGGTGATGTCTCTCTTCGTCACCACGCGGAGCGTCGAAGGATCGACCGCAGTGAGTTCGACGCCCCTGTCGTTCTTCGCCGTCTGGGGGATCTGCCTGGCGATCTCCCTGGCGCTCTCCACCCTCGCCCTGCGGATGCGCGTGGCGAGAGAACCGGACACCGACGAGACATCCACCGCCGAACCGATCGAGGAAAGATGACCATCGCAGAACGCCCTTCCAGTCCGGAATCGTCCAGCTCTGCCCGGGAGGCAATCCTCGCCTCCCGGACGGAATGGGAGGAGTCCGCGATCGCACTCAGCCGAGAGATACACCGAGTTCCCGAGATCGCCTTCCAGGAGCGCCACGCGTCGACCCTCGTCGCGCGAGAGCTCGAGGCGGCGGGCTTCGACGTCGCGATCGGCGCGTACGGACTCGACACCGCGGTCGAGGCAACCTATGGGAGCGGCGACGTGACCGTGGCGATCTGCGCCGAGTACGACGCGCTCCCCGGCATCGGTCACGCGTGTGGTCACAACATCATCGGCGCGGCAGCCGTCGGCGCGGTCATCGCACTGACGGCTGTCGCCGATCGAATCGGCCTCCGTATCAAGCTGCTCGGCACCCCCGCGGAGGAGCACGGCGGCGGAAAGGCGATCATGCTGGACGCGGGCGCGTGGGACGACGTCACGTTCTCCCTGATGGTGCACGGTGCTCCCGGCGAGGACGTCCGCTGCCTCGATGTCCGCACGCAGGCCGTGTGCCGATTGCACATCATGTTCCAAGGCCGGCCGGGACATGCGGGCGGGCCCACTCCGACCAGCGACAACGCCTCAAACGCGGCGACAATCGCACTCGTCGCCCTCGGTCTGCTCCGCCAGCATCTCCCCGACGGCGTTCGCGCCAACGCGTTCGTTTCCGAGGGCGGGCAGACGACCAATGTCATCCCCGCCGCGGCCGCCGTGCGTGTCGAGGTTCGGGCCGACACCCTTGAGGACCTGCAAGAGACACGACGACGAATTCTCACCTGCTTCGAGGGAGGAGCGACGGCGGCGGGATGCACATGGAGCTGGGATGAAGCGGAGCCGACATACGCCGACATGCGGCAGGATCCGATCCTGGCAGCCGCATGGGACCGCAGCCTTGCATCGCTCGGCCGCGAAATACGCGAACGGCCGCGCCCCGCGGCTGGGTCCACCGACATGGGAAATGTGTCGCACGTGGTGCCATCGATTCACCCTCTTATCGCGGTCCTCGGGAGTACGTCCTCGCCACACACCCCCGAGTTCGCCGCAGACGCGACAGGCCCGGCTGCGGAACGCGCCGCCATCGACGGCGCCCTGGCGATGGCTCTCACCGTCGTCGACGTCGTCACGGGACCTCACCTCGGTCAACTCTCACGTGAGGCGTTGCGCGCGGGTCTCGAGCCCACCGGGACGTGAGTCGGGAAGGCCCCGACCGTCATCACCGGTACCGCGGTCATCGGAGGTCGGGCGTGTTTGAGAAGTGGTGATTCCAGCCGGTAAGGGACGGAGCCGAACGCGGCGGCCAGCGACGTGCGCGGGCCCAGCCGGCTCATCACGGTGGCCGCACGTCCGCGCAGCCGCCACTGTCGAGCACCTATCCTGCTTGCATGGGTGACGTACTGAAGGGGCGAGGTTGCGCGTGGGAGTTCGAGGACGAGGGGCTGCGCATTACGCCTGAGCCGGGTAAGGCGTCGAAGCTGAGCATGGAGCTCGGTGAGCGGTTCGTGCCGTACGAAGCGCTGGCCGATGTCTTGATGGAGCCCGGTGCACGCGGCAGGGTGGTATTGCGGGTGGTTCCCCGGGAGGAAGCCGATCCGGTCATGTCCGCGGCAACGGGGCAGCTCCAGGAGTCGCTCGATCCGTACCGGCTGGTGCTGCCCGCCGCCACGAAGAGGCTGGCCGACCAGTATGCCGACGAGATGCGCGCGGCCCTGTCCGAGCGCGGTCCGGCTGAGCGGTTCTTGATCGCCGGCCCCTCGGTGCCGCGTAGCTTCAAGGCATGGGACGGTGAGGCCGCCTTCGACGGGCAGGCTGTCACCTTCACCTGGTTCTCGTCTGGAGCTTCGCCGGCCAAGTTCACGGCAGGCGACCGGCGTTACCCGATCACCGAGATCGAGGGCGTCGAGTGGAACGCACTGGAGGAGGCTCGCGGGTCGTTGCGGCTGCGCATCCGTGGGCAGCAGGCCCCCTCCAACCCCAACAACGATCCCGCCTCCGTGGTGTTCGGCATTGGCTGGGGAGCCACGCATCACTCCCTGCCCTTCGCCGCCGCCGTGCTGGCCGCCGTACAAGCTTTCATGATCGAACAGGTCGCGGCGGACGACTGAGCTGCTGTCCCATATGTGACTTTTGCGCACCTTAGCGCCTTGGAACCCAAGGCCGTGGGGTGCCAATATCCCGTCATCGGTCTGAGCTGCTGAGTATGGGCGAGGATGTCAATACTCGATTCATGGCTGTGACCTGCGGTGATGTTCTCGCATCCTTAGTCGAAGCGGTGTCGGTATCGGGCATGCTGGGTACTCGTGGCGCTGTGTCTTGTCGATACGATCTTCTGCCAGGTTGGCGGCTGGTTGTCTTTGCCTGATCGTGCGCAGGTGGCGTTCGTTCAGGATGAGGATCCGGTCGAGTAACTCGCGTCGTACGCTGCCGACCCACCGCTTGAAGGGTGTCAATACTCCGTGCACGGTTGTGAGCTGCGGGTCTGTCCAGGCCCCCTGACCGAAGCAGTGGGCGAAGTCGGGCATGCTCGAGGCTCGTGGCATTCCGTCTCTTCTACATGATCTTCTGCCGCATAGTAGTCAGATGGCTGACGCTGCTGCCCCGTAGCGACGCGTCCAAGACCTTGGAGATCCTCGTGCTACGTCACGAGGTCGCGGTGCTGCGCCGCCGGGTAGACCGTCCGAGGCTGTCGTGGGCGGATCGAGCGATCATGTCCGCACTGGCCCGGGCACTGCCGGCGACGCTATGTGCCCACCGGTTGGCGACACCAGGGACGCTGCTGCGCTGGCACCGGCATCTGATCGCACGCCATTGGACCTACCCGCACCGGAGGATGGGACGGCCTGCAACCGATCCGACGGTCGTGGCGTTGATCCAGCAGTTGGCGCGAGAGAATCCGCGCTGGGGCTACGAGCGCATCCGCGGCGAACTGCGGCATCTGGGCCACCAGGTGAGTGGTGCGACGATCCGCCGCATCCTGAAACGAGCGCGCCTGGGTCCGGCGCCGCGACGGGCCGACGACCGCTGGCGCGATTTCCTCCGCGCCCATGCCGCGAGCACGCTGGCGTGTGACTTCTTCACGGTGGACACCGTCACGCTGCGCCGGTTGTACGTCTTCTTCGTGGTGGAGGTCGGCACCCGATTCGTGCACGTGCTCGGCGTGACCGCCCGCCCTGATGGCGCATGGGTTGCCCAGCAAGCCCGAAACCTTCTCGCCGATCTTAAGGACCGGGCAGCGACGTTCCGGTCCTTGATTCGGGATCGGGACGCGAAGTTCACCGACAGCTTTGATGAGGTGTTCGCAGGCGACGGCATTGACGTGCTGAAGATCCCGCCACGGTCGCCTCGCGCGAACGCGTTCGCCGAGCGATGGGTACGCACCGCACGCACGGAGTGCACCGACCGACTGCTGATCTTCGGCGAACGACACCTTCGCACCGTTCTGGCCGAATACACCGATCACTACAATCGGCACCGCCCGCACCGCTCCCTCGGCCTCCGACCTCCCAACGACGACGACTCCGACGTGATCCCGCTGCCGCTGGGCCGGATCGAGCGCCGCCAAATCCTCGACGGGCTGATCAACGAATACCAGCGAGCCAGCTGACCAACTGGATGCAGTTAAGAAAGAGCAGGTCAAGGCCTTGGGCCCAGTTTTGACACCCTTCACGCCGATTTCCATGGGAGGGACTCCAGGCCGTTGGCGTTCCCACAGTCATGGCCTGCTATTTGGAGACCTGGGGTATGACAACAAGCTCGTCGGTATTGGTGAGCTTCTTAGCTGGACAGCCGGCTTGCGATGGAAGCACCACCACAGGAGCATCCAGCGTCCCGCCGACCGCGACGCCGTCCAGCGCCTTTCCCGCGCACGGAT
This region includes:
- a CDS encoding DUF4429 domain-containing protein produces the protein MGDVLKGRGCAWEFEDEGLRITPEPGKASKLSMELGERFVPYEALADVLMEPGARGRVVLRVVPREEADPVMSAATGQLQESLDPYRLVLPAATKRLADQYADEMRAALSERGPAERFLIAGPSVPRSFKAWDGEAAFDGQAVTFTWFSSGASPAKFTAGDRRYPITEIEGVEWNALEEARGSLRLRIRGQQAPSNPNNDPASVVFGIGWGATHHSLPFAAAVLAAVQAFMIEQVAADD
- a CDS encoding integrase core domain-containing protein, which produces MAFRLFYMIFCRIVVRWLTLLPRSDASKTLEILVLRHEVAVLRRRVDRPRLSWADRAIMSALARALPATLCAHRLATPGTLLRWHRHLIARHWTYPHRRMGRPATDPTVVALIQQLARENPRWGYERIRGELRHLGHQVSGATIRRILKRARLGPAPRRADDRWRDFLRAHAASTLACDFFTVDTVTLRRLYVFFVVEVGTRFVHVLGVTARPDGAWVAQQARNLLADLKDRAATFRSLIRDRDAKFTDSFDEVFAGDGIDVLKIPPRSPRANAFAERWVRTARTECTDRLLIFGERHLRTVLAEYTDHYNRHRPHRSLGLRPPNDDDSDVIPLPLGRIERRQILDGLINEYQRAS
- a CDS encoding amidohydrolase, which gives rise to MTIAERPSSPESSSSAREAILASRTEWEESAIALSREIHRVPEIAFQERHASTLVARELEAAGFDVAIGAYGLDTAVEATYGSGDVTVAICAEYDALPGIGHACGHNIIGAAAVGAVIALTAVADRIGLRIKLLGTPAEEHGGGKAIMLDAGAWDDVTFSLMVHGAPGEDVRCLDVRTQAVCRLHIMFQGRPGHAGGPTPTSDNASNAATIALVALGLLRQHLPDGVRANAFVSEGGQTTNVIPAAAAVRVEVRADTLEDLQETRRRILTCFEGGATAAGCTWSWDEAEPTYADMRQDPILAAAWDRSLASLGREIRERPRPAAGSTDMGNVSHVVPSIHPLIAVLGSTSSPHTPEFAADATGPAAERAAIDGALAMALTVVDVVTGPHLGQLSREALRAGLEPTGT
- a CDS encoding L-serine ammonia-lyase; amino-acid sequence: MTVSEPTVGVFDLFKIGIGPSSSHTVGPMRAAAEFVDRLAGETIIDRVDKVRVEIFGSLAATGAGHGTFSAVLLGLEGVRPDAVTPAEVTAKLAVIEDTGSVALGDRHRIRCRVEDFVLRPLTVRARHSNALSFTAFDSTGAELATDTYYSIGGGFVVREGDEENAGPPAARRPFPFRTAAELLTVCEETGFSIAEVMMANERVLRSETDIRHLLRGLWEVMESCVRSSIARDGILPGGLGVRRRAGEWAARLAAEDPDHANGYWQQRVNLVALAVNEENASGGRIVTAPTNGAAGIIPAVLYYALHYTPASRSTTTSEDDIVQRFLLTAAAIGTLYKANASISGAEVGCQGEVGSASSMAAAGLAEILGGTPQQVENAAEIAMEHNLGLTCDPIGGLVQIPCIERNAIAAAKAINAANMALWGDGEHHVSLDQVIATMRETGADMSDKYKETARGGLAVNVVEC
- a CDS encoding Lrp/AsnC family transcriptional regulator, with product MDEEDINPQIRGLDEIDRRLIHALQIHPRARWAAIAPIVGVDPVTLSRRWERLSGDGLAWITGHPGADARGPSAILEVESHPGSTLEIARALAADREAFTVDLTAGGRDMLVIVGAKSLDALGEYVMTRMSRLEGVRTTRTHLLSSPFTDAGQWRLRSLSAAEVAAVKRTVSADTPAPARIDPQLERELLKLLGVNGRVTIASMARVLDVSERRVRETMAALASSGRLVVRLDLARAHSGWPVHAWYFLRVPARLTARAGAALAGISEIRLAVSTIGPSNLVLSVWMKTLADVQRLEVAIEENIPEVAIADRSLVLRTLKKEGRHLDANGNATGDFVPLPMSSPRAGAPLR
- a CDS encoding MFS transporter, with product MMRFALRSRSPLGVVGFLVVMELGSGMLQGWFSPLLAAIGQQFSISASSLNWVNAMYMLVTVACVPILAKLGDMFGHKRLLVAAAALVAAGSLVVALAPTFELFLLGRALQAPLAAFLPLEFAIVRSRDAKSASRNIGVLVGALTLGAAVGSLASGLLYASTQNLNVVLLSPAIFIALCVPVVIFLVPETTVRKKGRIDWAGAILLTAGLLATLTGISNGGAWGWLEARTLSLVLGGVAVLTLWVFVERRVENPLVDLSMLAKSGIGLPIVVSALFGAQTYGGQTASFLWLLSDPTREGYGLGLPPAAAGAIIVLYAIAAFAGTLLGERLARRVTPPRAVALAGVVAGASFALMIIFSGSAAMFIAWMALGGLSAGVLLAVLPSIVVRNAPADSVGIASALFNTARTAAGAAAGAIFALVMSLFVTTRSVEGSTAVSSTPLSFFAVWGICLAISLALSTLALRMRVAREPDTDETSTAEPIEER